The genomic DNA CGTCCCGGCGCGGAGAGTGGTCAGCGCGAGTGACCACCAGAGATCATAGCGACCCGCGATGCTCGGCGGCAGCTTCGGCGTATGCAGCCGAGATCGCCAAACCGGGCGAGCTTGCCGGGTCGAAGTGCTTGTTGCCGTACCGGCCCGTGGTCTCCTTGGATCGGTGTCCGAAATGCTCCTGCAGCTGCTCGTCGGTGTAGCCCTGGACGTTGCCCTCGGTTTTCAGGGTGTGGCGGGCGACGTGCGCGGTGACCCGTTTCGGATCCGCGATCCCGGCCTGCCGGGCAAGGCGTTCAAGGACGGCGTTCACCGCGGACCGCGCCAACGGCCGGTCGTTGGCGGTGACGAACAGGTACGGGGGAGCGGATGCCTTGCCCCGCAAGACGACGGCCGAGCCGATCCCGCGCGAGCTGAGGTACCGGTCGAGGCGTTCCCCGGCCTCCGGCGGCAACGTGACGCTGTGCGGCCGGTCGCCCTTGAGTACCAGGTCGACGACACGGACGCCGTGGGTGTGCCGGATCTTGCCGACCCGCAGCGTGGTCATCTCGGTGACGCGGGGAGCGACGGTGAACAGGAACCAGACCATCGCCGAGTTCCGCAGGCGCAACGACTCCACGGCGTCGTTGTCCGCGGCCGCGAGGAGCGCACCGACCTCTTCGCGGGTGAGTGACGCGGTGGTCGACTTCGTGCCCTTCGGCATCTCGACGCCCAGGTTCGAGCGGTTGATCAGCTCCATCGGATTGACGACCGTGATCCCCTCCTGCATCGCCCACTTGTAGAAGGCCGACGCCGCGGTGAAGGTGTGCGCCCGCGTCGAGTGAGGAAGTGTCTGCCCGGTGTCAGGGTGCGGAGTCTCGTTGAGCGCCTCCGCCCAGGCGACGACGTGCTGGCGGCCGACGTCGAGCAGGTGCACCCCGTTTCGGGCGCACCAGGACAGCCACGTGACGCCGTTGCGCAGCCGCGAGGTGTCGCGCCACGTTCCGTTCTTGTCGTACGGCCAGCCGATCGCGTCCGCGTAGGTGGACTTGGTGTTGCCCTTGACCTCCTTGAGCCACGCGCGGACGATCGCCAGCTCGCGTTGCCAACGCTCGCCGGCCTCGTCCCGGGCCTGGGCGGGGATCGCTTCCGCCGGGACGAGTTCACCGGCGACGTCTTCGCTCAACGCTGCCTCCTTGCAGATCGGATCGTGCGGGGGGTTTTGCCACTGCGCCAGGCTTTCCCGGGGTTTGACGTGAGATGGAAGCCGCCGCATTTGCGGCAGTCGCGGACCCGGACCGGGTTGTAGAGCCTGTCCGGGTCCGCAGGCCTGTCCTGGATTTCAGCAAGCCGGGCGAGTGCGGCCCGCTCGGTGGGGAACCGCAGCCGATGCCCGTCCGTGCAGAACCGCGCAGCAGCGGGTTTGTCGCGGACCGGTTCGGCGATGTTCGGCGCGGCCCACCCAGGGGGCGGCGCGAAGGACGCCGCCCCCTGGTTCTCGCGGATAGCCGCCTGAATGGCGCTGGGATCCACGTTCACGATCTGCTCCCATCGAGGAGTGCGCGGACCTTGTCGGCGACGACCGCGCCCGAGAGGTCGCAGGTCGCCGGGTCGCT from Amycolatopsis japonica includes the following:
- a CDS encoding tyrosine-type recombinase/integrase, with product MSEDVAGELVPAEAIPAQARDEAGERWQRELAIVRAWLKEVKGNTKSTYADAIGWPYDKNGTWRDTSRLRNGVTWLSWCARNGVHLLDVGRQHVVAWAEALNETPHPDTGQTLPHSTRAHTFTAASAFYKWAMQEGITVVNPMELINRSNLGVEMPKGTKSTTASLTREEVGALLAAADNDAVESLRLRNSAMVWFLFTVAPRVTEMTTLRVGKIRHTHGVRVVDLVLKGDRPHSVTLPPEAGERLDRYLSSRGIGSAVVLRGKASAPPYLFVTANDRPLARSAVNAVLERLARQAGIADPKRVTAHVARHTLKTEGNVQGYTDEQLQEHFGHRSKETTGRYGNKHFDPASSPGLAISAAYAEAAAEHRGSL